One stretch of Theropithecus gelada isolate Dixy chromosome 12, Tgel_1.0, whole genome shotgun sequence DNA includes these proteins:
- the FAM237A gene encoding protein FAM237A yields MADPGNRGGIHHPLSFTCSLLIVGMCCVSPFFCHSQTDLLALNQADPQCWESSSVLLLEMRKPRISNTVSGFWDFMIYLKSSENLKHGALFWDLAQLFWDIYVDCVLSRNHGLGRRQLAGEEEKISAAQPQHTRSKQGTYSQQLRTSLLKKKELIEDLISMHVRRSGSSVIGKVNLEIKRK; encoded by the exons ATGGCTGATCCTGGGAACAGAGGAGGGATCCACCACCCCTTGAGCTTCACCTGCTCCCTGCTCATTGTGGGAATGTGCTGTGTATCTCCTTTCTTCTGCCATAGCCAGACAGACCTGCTGGCTCTTAACCAAGCTGATCCTCAGTGCTGGGAATCCTCCTCAGTGCTTCTCCTGGAAATGCGGAAGCCTCGCATTTCCAACACTGTTTCGGGCTTCTGGGATTTTATGATCTACCTGAAGTCATCTGAGAACTTGAAGCATGGAGCACTGTTTTGGGATCTGGCTCAACTCTTCTGGGACATCTATGTGGACTGTGTGCTCTCTAGGAACCACGGCTTAGGAAGGAGGCAATTggctggagaggaagagaaaatctCAGCAGCACAGCCACAGCACACAAGGAGTAAACAAG GTACATATTCTCAGCAACTAAGGACCTCCTTACTAAAGAAGAAAGAGTTGATTGAAGATTTGATAAGCATGCATGTGCGTAGAAGTGGGTCTAGTGTTATTGGAAAAGTGAACCtggaaataaagaggaaataa